The following are from one region of the Rhodopirellula sp. P2 genome:
- the rsmA gene encoding 16S rRNA (adenine(1518)-N(6)/adenine(1519)-N(6))-dimethyltransferase RsmA has protein sequence MSDEFDSNPPGAPPQPPARSGNASRGSRQTATYLSKRLTAAGLRPVSKYGQNFLIDLNLVELIARSAKIGPHDIVLEIGTGVGSLTSIMATQAGAILTVEIDQNLFQLASEELAPFPHVKMIQGDALKNKSTFRDDIMESIREAKSRLPEDSKFMLVANLPYNVATPIVSNLLHQDPPPDRIVVTIQKELGERMVAGPGSKDYGALSIWIQATCHAEIVRILPPTVFWPRPKVDSAIVRLDVDHERRNAIPDLKYFHQTVRALFFHRRKFLRSVVISAMKGRLEKPAIDEILGRLKHGETARAEELNLEQISELVEALRQAELANEST, from the coding sequence ATGAGCGACGAATTCGATTCCAATCCTCCCGGCGCACCACCCCAACCTCCGGCGCGCTCGGGCAACGCGTCTCGCGGTTCACGCCAAACAGCGACGTATCTGTCCAAGCGTCTGACCGCCGCCGGGTTGCGCCCGGTGTCCAAGTACGGCCAGAACTTTTTGATCGACTTGAACTTGGTTGAACTGATCGCTCGATCGGCCAAGATCGGACCTCACGACATTGTGCTGGAAATTGGCACGGGCGTCGGATCGCTGACCTCGATCATGGCAACTCAGGCCGGCGCGATCTTGACCGTTGAAATCGACCAAAACCTGTTCCAGCTTGCGTCCGAGGAACTTGCTCCGTTCCCGCACGTGAAGATGATCCAAGGCGACGCGCTCAAGAACAAAAGCACGTTCCGGGATGACATCATGGAATCGATTCGCGAAGCCAAGTCACGTCTGCCCGAAGACAGCAAATTCATGTTGGTGGCGAACTTGCCCTACAACGTCGCGACACCGATCGTCAGCAATCTGCTGCACCAAGACCCACCACCAGATCGGATCGTGGTCACGATCCAAAAGGAGCTGGGCGAACGGATGGTCGCTGGCCCAGGATCCAAGGACTACGGTGCGCTCAGCATTTGGATCCAAGCCACGTGCCACGCCGAGATCGTTCGCATCCTTCCCCCCACCGTCTTTTGGCCGCGTCCCAAAGTGGACTCAGCGATCGTGCGACTCGACGTGGATCACGAACGCCGCAACGCGATTCCGGATTTGAAGTACTTTCACCAAACCGTCCGGGCGTTGTTCTTTCACCGTCGCAAATTTTTGCGAAGCGTTGTGATCAGCGCCATGAAAGGTCGCCTTGAAAAACCGGCCATCGACGAGATCCTTGGTCGCCTGAAGCATGGCGAAACCGCTCGCGCTGAAGAGCTGAACCTGGAACAGATCTCTGAATTGGTGGAGGCTCTCCGGCAAGCAGAATTAGCCAATGAATCGACTTAG
- a CDS encoding RNA polymerase sigma factor, which produces MNFSTSAAVADSKVDSGTVFTSEPVAEQTDEQLVAKYRTSGRREIYETLMRRYEREIYAYLRRYIGNAEMAEDAFQGTFLQVHLKCNQFDLTRRFRPWLYAIATNQAIDVQRRNKRHRMVSLDRPASGQDDDRGGSWSEKLEGAITDPLAAASKEENGRWVHDAVESLGEPMQQVVELVYYQGLKYREAAEILGIPVGTVKSRLHAAVNRLSGLWDDSHDGEQDANEQSGI; this is translated from the coding sequence ATGAACTTTTCAACTTCCGCAGCGGTCGCTGATTCGAAAGTGGATTCGGGAACCGTTTTCACCAGCGAACCCGTGGCTGAGCAAACCGACGAGCAATTGGTGGCGAAATATCGCACCAGCGGTCGTCGCGAGATCTACGAAACCTTGATGCGGCGTTATGAACGCGAGATCTACGCGTATCTGCGTCGGTACATCGGCAACGCCGAAATGGCGGAAGACGCTTTTCAAGGCACCTTTTTGCAGGTTCACCTGAAGTGCAATCAGTTTGACCTGACCCGTCGTTTCCGACCTTGGCTGTACGCGATCGCAACCAATCAAGCGATTGATGTGCAGCGTCGCAACAAGCGTCACCGGATGGTCAGTTTGGATCGTCCTGCCAGCGGTCAAGACGATGACCGTGGCGGCAGTTGGTCCGAAAAGCTGGAAGGTGCTATCACGGATCCGTTGGCCGCAGCGTCCAAAGAAGAAAATGGTCGCTGGGTGCATGACGCAGTCGAATCGCTCGGCGAACCGATGCAACAGGTGGTTGAATTGGTGTATTACCAGGGCCTGAAATACCGCGAAGCAGCGGAAATCCTGGGGATCCCAGTTGGAACCGTGAAGAGTCGTTTGCACGCCGCAGTCAATCGTTTGAGCGGCTTGTGGGACGACAGCCACGACGGCGAGCAGGATGCCAACGAACAATCAGGGATCTGA
- a CDS encoding ATP-dependent helicase, with the protein MDAITKDLTVAQAEAVQHIDGPLLIIAGPGSGKTRVVTHRIAHMLQSGIRPWQIAALTFTNKAADEMRSRVNLLAPDQPVWMGTFHRFCAQQLRRYAPMVGLAENYSIYDSSDSKSAMKRAITAAGVSTSHTSPEQISSAISNAKNRLITPEIMAQQTGRAGDTVAAKVYPVYQQQLLTANAVDFDDLLFHFARLLRENPEVRSNLDEKLKYIMVDEYQDTNLAQYAIVRALSVDHPNLAVTGDPDQSVYGWRGADLNNILDFEKDYPSVKTVRLEQNYRSTPEILRVADQLIRHNRRRKQKKLFTDNPTGEAVTLRQYEDGYKEADGIADEIANQMIAGNAEPRDFAIMCRMNALTRSIEHALRNRGIPYQIVNGLEFYQRKEIKDLLAYLHLINNPRHDVALHRVINTPTRGIGAKTLERIQRFADEHRIPMLEATRRVDEIDSLSKRAKTLVTSFVRLYDRLSVKATATLEDLLRFLIEEIKFVAYLERTTPEQQDNNPIANVDEFISAAVEFDQMHPEDGSLEAFLEQVALVSDTDAFEDSNNRVTLMTMHAAKGLEFPRVFIIAVEDNLLPHRRSKEDETQLEEERRLLFVGVTRAEQWLQISYAKLRSFRGENQPAIPSMFLGELPRDEMQVVEVKGSRNFFDDAYDDEYPDSWDLVQEPAAVTDTGPAGQTEVADGPRIIPMTDQSAIPDVYHDDAPPTKKKKPKVSIQAELKTASDLLQSGATPLGAYREGSTVRHNEYGEGTIIALTGKGPKRTAKIKFEETEETFRLAFAKIELLER; encoded by the coding sequence ATGGATGCCATCACAAAAGATTTGACCGTCGCGCAAGCCGAAGCGGTCCAGCACATCGACGGACCTCTGCTCATCATCGCCGGTCCCGGCAGCGGTAAAACTCGCGTCGTCACCCACCGCATTGCGCACATGCTGCAAAGCGGAATCCGTCCGTGGCAGATCGCGGCGTTGACGTTCACCAACAAAGCCGCCGATGAGATGCGATCGCGAGTCAATCTGCTCGCCCCCGACCAACCCGTTTGGATGGGCACGTTTCACCGGTTCTGCGCTCAGCAACTTCGGCGTTACGCACCGATGGTGGGGTTGGCCGAGAACTACTCGATCTACGATTCTTCGGATTCGAAATCCGCGATGAAGCGGGCCATCACGGCGGCCGGTGTGTCGACCAGCCACACCTCGCCCGAGCAAATTTCTTCGGCCATTTCCAACGCCAAGAACCGCCTGATCACTCCCGAAATCATGGCTCAACAAACCGGCCGCGCCGGCGACACCGTCGCAGCGAAGGTCTACCCGGTTTACCAACAACAATTGCTGACCGCCAACGCGGTCGACTTCGATGACCTGCTCTTTCACTTCGCTCGGTTGCTGCGGGAAAACCCCGAGGTCCGATCGAACCTGGACGAGAAGCTCAAGTACATCATGGTCGACGAGTACCAAGACACGAACTTGGCTCAGTACGCAATTGTCCGCGCGCTGTCCGTGGATCATCCGAACTTGGCCGTCACCGGTGACCCCGACCAATCGGTGTATGGCTGGCGTGGCGCCGACCTCAACAACATCCTGGATTTTGAAAAGGATTATCCGAGCGTCAAAACGGTTCGCTTGGAACAAAACTACCGCAGCACGCCGGAGATTCTGCGTGTCGCCGATCAACTGATTCGGCACAACCGCCGTCGCAAACAGAAGAAACTGTTCACCGACAACCCGACCGGTGAAGCGGTCACACTGCGACAGTACGAGGACGGTTACAAAGAAGCCGACGGGATCGCCGATGAAATCGCCAACCAAATGATCGCGGGCAATGCCGAACCGCGAGATTTTGCGATCATGTGCCGGATGAACGCACTGACGCGATCCATCGAACACGCCCTGCGAAATCGCGGCATCCCGTACCAGATCGTCAACGGGCTGGAGTTCTACCAACGCAAAGAGATCAAGGATCTGCTGGCGTATTTGCACCTGATCAACAACCCTCGCCACGACGTGGCTCTGCATCGCGTGATCAACACACCGACGCGAGGCATCGGTGCCAAGACGCTCGAACGAATCCAACGCTTTGCCGATGAGCACCGCATCCCGATGCTGGAAGCGACTCGGCGAGTCGACGAAATTGATTCGCTCTCCAAACGCGCCAAAACGCTGGTGACGTCGTTCGTCCGTCTCTACGATCGACTGTCCGTCAAAGCCACCGCGACGCTGGAGGATCTGCTGCGGTTCCTGATCGAAGAGATCAAATTCGTTGCTTACCTGGAACGGACAACGCCAGAACAACAGGACAACAACCCGATCGCCAACGTCGACGAATTCATCTCCGCCGCCGTTGAATTTGATCAGATGCACCCGGAAGACGGATCGCTGGAAGCGTTCTTGGAACAAGTCGCATTGGTCTCGGACACCGACGCGTTCGAAGATTCCAACAACCGTGTGACCCTGATGACCATGCACGCCGCCAAAGGCCTGGAATTCCCTCGCGTGTTCATCATCGCAGTCGAGGACAACCTGCTGCCGCACCGCCGCAGCAAAGAAGACGAGACCCAACTCGAAGAGGAACGTCGCCTGCTGTTCGTGGGCGTGACGCGAGCCGAACAATGGCTGCAGATCAGCTATGCGAAGCTGCGAAGTTTTCGGGGCGAAAACCAACCGGCGATCCCCAGCATGTTCCTGGGCGAACTGCCTCGCGATGAAATGCAGGTGGTCGAAGTCAAAGGCAGCCGCAACTTCTTTGACGACGCCTACGACGATGAATACCCCGACTCATGGGACCTGGTTCAAGAACCCGCTGCGGTCACCGACACCGGCCCCGCGGGACAAACGGAAGTCGCCGATGGACCTCGCATCATCCCGATGACAGATCAATCCGCGATCCCGGACGTGTATCACGACGACGCCCCGCCAACCAAGAAGAAAAAGCCCAAGGTTTCAATCCAAGCCGAACTGAAAACGGCCAGCGATCTACTGCAATCCGGGGCAACACCCTTGGGTGCGTACCGCGAAGGCAGCACGGTTCGCCACAACGAATATGGCGAGGGAACGATCATCGCCCTGACAGGCAAAGGCCCCAAACGAACCGCCAAAATCAAGTTCGAAGAAACCGAAGAAACCTTTCGTCTGGCATTTGCCAAGATCGAATTGCTGGAGCGCTGA
- a CDS encoding peroxiredoxin-like family protein, with protein MRLSLFFCTAFLPAMVLSAQARADEPADTNLSSQLKEMEVNATKRYPAQVLKTFQNAVGQVRATGIEESAKQVGDDAIDATLHGWDENEVTLSDEWSETPVILMWYRGGWCPYCNLQLRAMQEQLSAIEGAGAKLIVLTPEIPEKSKETAESNDLEMLVLYDQKSEVAKKYGIVFDLPDSILPVYRDKFQLAERNDNQAMELPLAATYVIDTNGKITYAFVDADYKKRAEPADVIAAVKKLQ; from the coding sequence ATGCGACTCAGCCTCTTCTTTTGCACGGCATTCCTGCCGGCGATGGTCCTGTCCGCCCAAGCCCGTGCGGACGAACCCGCGGACACCAACCTGTCCTCCCAACTGAAGGAAATGGAGGTCAATGCGACGAAGCGATACCCAGCGCAAGTCCTGAAGACCTTTCAAAATGCGGTGGGCCAAGTCCGTGCGACCGGGATCGAAGAATCCGCCAAGCAAGTCGGCGACGACGCCATCGACGCGACCCTTCACGGCTGGGACGAAAACGAAGTCACACTCAGCGACGAGTGGTCCGAAACCCCGGTCATCTTGATGTGGTACCGCGGCGGATGGTGCCCGTACTGCAACCTGCAATTGCGAGCCATGCAGGAACAACTCTCGGCCATCGAAGGTGCCGGTGCGAAGCTGATCGTGCTGACACCTGAGATCCCAGAGAAGTCCAAAGAAACGGCCGAGTCCAATGACTTGGAAATGCTCGTTTTGTACGATCAGAAAAGTGAAGTCGCCAAGAAATACGGCATCGTGTTCGATCTGCCCGATTCGATCCTCCCGGTCTACCGCGACAAGTTTCAGCTTGCCGAACGCAACGACAACCAAGCCATGGAACTGCCCTTGGCTGCGACCTACGTGATCGACACCAACGGCAAGATCACCTACGCATTCGTGGACGCCGACTACAAAAAACGAGCCGAACCCGCCGACGTGATCGCTGCGGTGAAAAAACTTCAGTAG
- a CDS encoding adenosine kinase, whose product MTHDVYAVGNALVDIQTMVADDLLSELQLDKGIMTLVDDQKQASVLSRFDLPSLSRCAGGSAANTIAAVADFGGKAAFVGKIGDDETGQFFLKDLRALGVTIDVDPQPEAPTGTCAVLITEDAQRTMLTNLAASTSLSEADIDEDVIAASKYIYIEGYLFTGEQTKAAAYKAIEFAKKNNVKVAFTASDPFLVNMMKDEMWDLIRGPVDLFFCNEEEAKSLTGLADPIACANKIHESAENVAMTLGPNGSILMHGGEAIPVEGVKVKAIDTTGAGDMYAGGILYGITNGLDWRQSGHLASHAAARVVAQMGARLQQPFTADEVKQLTDLSV is encoded by the coding sequence ATGACGCACGATGTTTACGCCGTTGGCAACGCTCTCGTTGACATTCAGACGATGGTTGCCGATGACCTGCTGTCGGAACTGCAACTCGACAAAGGCATCATGACGCTGGTCGACGACCAGAAACAAGCGAGCGTGCTGAGCCGATTTGACCTGCCGTCACTCTCTCGTTGTGCGGGTGGTTCAGCCGCCAACACGATCGCCGCCGTCGCGGACTTCGGTGGCAAGGCCGCCTTTGTTGGGAAGATCGGCGACGACGAAACCGGGCAGTTCTTTTTGAAAGACTTGCGTGCCCTCGGTGTCACCATTGACGTGGATCCTCAGCCCGAGGCACCGACCGGAACCTGTGCCGTGCTGATCACCGAAGACGCTCAACGCACGATGCTGACGAACTTGGCCGCCTCGACCTCACTGTCCGAAGCGGACATTGACGAAGACGTGATCGCAGCGAGCAAATACATCTACATCGAAGGCTACTTGTTCACCGGCGAGCAAACCAAAGCGGCCGCTTACAAAGCGATCGAATTCGCGAAAAAGAACAATGTCAAAGTTGCCTTCACCGCCTCGGACCCGTTCCTCGTCAACATGATGAAAGACGAGATGTGGGACCTGATTCGCGGCCCAGTCGATTTGTTCTTCTGCAACGAAGAAGAAGCCAAGAGCCTCACTGGATTGGCGGATCCGATTGCGTGTGCAAACAAGATTCACGAGTCGGCTGAGAACGTTGCCATGACGCTGGGACCCAACGGTTCGATTCTGATGCACGGTGGCGAAGCGATTCCCGTCGAAGGAGTGAAGGTCAAGGCGATCGACACGACCGGTGCGGGCGACATGTACGCCGGCGGCATTTTGTACGGCATCACCAATGGTTTGGATTGGCGTCAGTCCGGGCACTTGGCCTCGCACGCCGCCGCTCGAGTGGTGGCCCAAATGGGAGCCCGGTTGCAACAGCCGTTCACGGCAGACGAAGTCAAGCAGCTGACCGATTTGAGCGTCTGA
- a CDS encoding histidine kinase, whose amino-acid sequence MKSTVLFLSGDLIFASRVRAACETAGMTFSLAGRLPEEANEDVGWVIVDLSTRNGVVAELMPTVSRVCPEARVVAYGPHVQVARLKGAREAGVPTVLTRGQFDAGLSSMFTP is encoded by the coding sequence ATGAAATCAACTGTATTGTTCCTCTCCGGCGATTTGATTTTTGCCTCGCGTGTCCGCGCGGCCTGTGAAACGGCCGGGATGACGTTTTCGCTGGCAGGACGGTTGCCCGAAGAAGCCAACGAGGACGTGGGGTGGGTGATCGTCGACCTGTCGACTCGCAACGGAGTCGTCGCAGAATTGATGCCGACGGTTTCACGCGTGTGTCCCGAGGCTCGCGTGGTGGCCTATGGGCCGCACGTTCAAGTCGCGCGGTTGAAGGGGGCTCGAGAAGCGGGCGTGCCGACCGTGCTGACGCGGGGCCAATTCGATGCCGGGTTGTCGTCGATGTTCACCCCCTGA
- a CDS encoding FliM/FliN family flagellar motor C-terminal domain-containing protein, with amino-acid sequence MSENATKDKPSEPKPPTSSMYQEKVLKIRTTVNVTLAEKKESLRKILSLVPGSMLTFDVHCDRPLELRAGGHPIAIGETVKIGDKFGLRIREIGVPQED; translated from the coding sequence ATGAGCGAGAACGCAACCAAAGACAAGCCGAGCGAACCCAAGCCTCCGACATCGTCGATGTATCAGGAGAAGGTTCTGAAGATCCGCACCACCGTCAACGTCACGCTGGCGGAGAAGAAGGAATCGCTTCGCAAGATTCTATCGCTGGTCCCCGGCTCGATGCTGACCTTCGACGTGCACTGCGATCGGCCGCTGGAACTGCGTGCGGGTGGGCACCCCATCGCCATCGGTGAAACAGTCAAAATTGGCGACAAGTTCGGCTTGCGGATCCGAGAGATTGGCGTCCCCCAAGAGGATTGA
- a CDS encoding PVC-type heme-binding CxxCH protein, translated as MDPSKLPAKTRLAFVGNGTAQRMSLYGHLETMLHLRTSQNPLVVRNFGWPTDEVSTQQRPGNYTVIDDPFQVFAPQAFLCFFGMNESFAGDDAEHIAKFEADYHAYLDGLSKQFSRDGRPIQFALVTPIAFEPSGNPLQPDGLLHNRYLAAYADAVKRVGKQRELTVVDVFTPTAELFQQQPGCQYTTNGLHLNEAGDEAVSLLIDAGLFAGAGPAVGAERFEAMRQVVNDKAWLHQQDYRMLNGWYVYGGRRTWDTETFPGEFQKIRKMVSVRDRYLWDMAAGRDVPEEVDDSKTGEVFIPETMFGSRDDGFREMREPKTLEYPTPEQSISQMEIPDGFEVECFASEKDFPELANPTQIAFDERGRLWVSCMVNYPQWLPGSSRPSDRLLILEDTDGDGKADVCKPFYDKLICPTGFEFYQDGVLVIDEPHILFLRDTDGDDVADEVTHVLDGIGTDDTHHAMGAWEYSNGGRLHMQEGIAMSTTVETPWGPVREAGASGSYVWDLDSQRLTHFRTPGQYNPWCLVFDQYGNGIIGDGTNAQHHWTNALSGGEVPSRKTLEPIFNNHGIRPAAGNEILHTRQFPEEFRNRLVYACVINMHGMPSFELRDQEDEAGLTGERSDDLLVSTDMFFRPVDPKIGPDGALWFGDWCNALIGHMQYSQRDPNRDHEHGRIYRLRHKERPLLDVVTQADLPTIEVMDQLLAYETRTRYRARRALRGRPVEEVVAATKQWLQDNPTPEAALEVLWVQESFHNVDLDLARKVLAEGNFQQRAAATHVVGNEWRFLSGNEQANSGDQIELSVDLPFVQFLLEAGRDKHARVRLESLRAASLMDHPVGVRVALAGVERPADKWIQYVLEHTMSALSTHWDGESPEIQELIASLPPKAAEYLKEYKIATGPGAEVYRPLKVLADVDAKPEDQAVALQKVVAASRGNAQTGAKVFERVCSACHLHGKIGKEFGPELTTIGERMTKEHIIRSIVWPNEEIAKGYETVMILTYDGEAIGGFILKEDEETISLGIADGKIKVIDKEEIEIRKPMKASSMPEGLTETVAPGEFLDLLAFLGGNWIATNPNTDYPLRKDGDLIEVTRDSMIRVPGDWPAVWNREAQHLFSGEGVRQDRFAVHSKQPATDPAVILRLAKPAELVRGTITNRRDEEFHDRAKGLAMWTSKDGKEWTRVWKSESPQAEWQVELPEGTVASYIKIGLEGTGIFHIDRAVFFGRPVKAE; from the coding sequence ATGGATCCGTCCAAGCTGCCTGCCAAAACGCGTTTGGCTTTCGTGGGCAACGGAACGGCGCAGCGAATGAGCCTGTACGGGCACTTGGAAACCATGCTGCATTTGCGAACCAGCCAGAACCCGCTGGTGGTTCGCAACTTTGGCTGGCCGACCGACGAAGTTTCGACCCAACAACGCCCGGGCAACTACACGGTGATCGACGACCCGTTCCAGGTCTTCGCACCGCAAGCGTTCCTGTGCTTCTTCGGCATGAATGAATCGTTCGCCGGAGACGACGCCGAACACATCGCGAAATTCGAGGCCGATTACCACGCGTACCTGGATGGATTGTCGAAGCAATTTTCCAGGGATGGACGCCCGATTCAGTTCGCTTTGGTCACGCCGATTGCGTTCGAACCCAGCGGCAACCCGTTGCAGCCCGATGGCTTGCTTCACAACCGTTACTTGGCCGCCTACGCGGATGCCGTCAAACGAGTTGGCAAGCAACGTGAGTTGACCGTTGTCGATGTGTTCACGCCGACCGCTGAGTTGTTCCAGCAACAACCTGGGTGCCAGTACACCACCAACGGATTGCACCTGAACGAAGCCGGAGACGAAGCGGTTTCGTTGTTGATCGACGCCGGTTTGTTTGCCGGCGCGGGACCTGCGGTGGGCGCGGAACGTTTTGAAGCGATGCGGCAAGTCGTCAACGACAAGGCTTGGTTGCACCAACAAGATTACCGCATGCTGAACGGTTGGTATGTCTACGGTGGACGTCGCACGTGGGACACCGAAACCTTCCCAGGTGAGTTCCAAAAGATTCGCAAGATGGTCTCGGTTCGCGATCGGTACCTGTGGGACATGGCCGCCGGCCGCGATGTGCCGGAAGAGGTCGATGATTCGAAAACCGGCGAAGTCTTCATCCCCGAAACCATGTTTGGTTCTCGCGACGATGGCTTTCGCGAAATGCGTGAGCCCAAGACGTTGGAATACCCAACGCCGGAGCAGTCCATTTCGCAGATGGAGATTCCCGACGGTTTTGAGGTCGAATGTTTCGCCAGTGAAAAGGACTTTCCTGAACTGGCGAACCCGACGCAAATCGCATTCGATGAACGCGGCCGATTGTGGGTGTCGTGCATGGTCAACTACCCGCAGTGGTTGCCCGGCAGCAGCCGCCCGAGCGATCGTTTGCTGATCTTGGAAGACACCGACGGTGATGGCAAAGCGGATGTGTGCAAGCCGTTTTATGACAAGCTGATCTGTCCGACCGGTTTCGAGTTTTACCAAGACGGTGTGTTGGTGATCGACGAGCCACACATCCTGTTTTTACGGGACACCGATGGCGATGACGTGGCCGACGAAGTCACCCACGTGCTGGACGGGATCGGCACCGATGACACTCACCATGCGATGGGAGCTTGGGAATATTCCAACGGCGGACGACTGCACATGCAGGAAGGCATCGCGATGTCGACGACGGTTGAAACCCCTTGGGGACCCGTTCGAGAAGCGGGGGCTTCGGGCAGCTACGTGTGGGATTTGGACAGTCAGCGTTTGACGCACTTCCGAACCCCCGGCCAGTACAACCCCTGGTGCCTGGTCTTTGATCAATATGGCAACGGCATCATTGGGGACGGGACCAACGCCCAGCATCACTGGACCAACGCCTTGTCGGGCGGCGAAGTCCCTTCGAGAAAAACGCTGGAACCGATTTTCAACAACCATGGGATTCGCCCGGCCGCTGGAAATGAAATCCTGCACACGCGTCAATTTCCCGAAGAGTTTCGCAATCGGTTGGTCTACGCGTGCGTGATCAACATGCACGGGATGCCTTCGTTCGAACTTCGCGACCAAGAGGACGAGGCGGGTTTGACCGGCGAACGATCCGATGATTTGCTGGTCAGCACGGACATGTTCTTCCGTCCCGTTGATCCCAAGATTGGTCCCGATGGAGCGTTGTGGTTTGGCGATTGGTGCAACGCTCTGATCGGACACATGCAGTACTCCCAGCGTGACCCGAACCGCGACCATGAACACGGCCGCATCTATCGGCTCCGTCACAAAGAGCGACCGCTGTTGGACGTGGTGACGCAGGCGGATCTGCCGACCATCGAGGTCATGGATCAATTGCTGGCGTACGAAACTCGCACTCGATACCGCGCCCGCCGTGCTTTGCGTGGCCGCCCCGTGGAGGAAGTCGTTGCGGCAACGAAGCAATGGTTGCAAGACAATCCAACCCCCGAAGCTGCGCTCGAAGTCCTCTGGGTGCAAGAGTCGTTCCACAACGTGGACTTGGATCTTGCGAGAAAGGTTCTGGCGGAAGGCAATTTCCAGCAGCGTGCCGCCGCGACCCATGTTGTTGGCAACGAATGGCGTTTCTTGTCCGGAAACGAACAAGCGAACTCCGGCGATCAGATTGAATTGTCGGTGGACTTGCCCTTCGTTCAGTTCTTGCTGGAAGCAGGGCGAGACAAACACGCCCGCGTTCGGCTGGAATCGTTGCGAGCCGCCAGTTTGATGGATCATCCCGTTGGCGTTCGAGTGGCCCTGGCCGGTGTCGAGCGGCCCGCCGACAAGTGGATTCAGTATGTCTTGGAACACACCATGTCAGCGTTGTCGACGCATTGGGATGGTGAATCGCCGGAGATCCAAGAGCTGATCGCTTCCTTGCCACCCAAGGCGGCGGAGTACCTGAAGGAATATAAAATCGCGACCGGTCCCGGCGCGGAGGTGTATCGGCCTTTGAAAGTTTTGGCCGATGTGGATGCCAAGCCGGAAGACCAAGCGGTTGCACTTCAAAAGGTGGTCGCCGCCTCTCGCGGGAACGCCCAAACCGGTGCCAAGGTGTTTGAACGTGTTTGTTCCGCGTGTCACTTGCACGGGAAAATTGGCAAGGAGTTTGGTCCGGAGTTGACCACGATCGGCGAACGGATGACGAAGGAGCACATCATCCGATCGATCGTTTGGCCCAACGAGGAAATCGCCAAGGGTTACGAGACCGTCATGATTTTGACGTACGACGGCGAGGCGATTGGCGGGTTCATTTTGAAGGAAGACGAGGAAACGATTTCGCTCGGGATCGCCGATGGCAAGATCAAGGTCATCGACAAAGAAGAGATCGAGATTCGCAAACCGATGAAGGCCAGCAGCATGCCCGAAGGTTTGACCGAGACGGTTGCGCCGGGTGAGTTCCTGGATCTGTTGGCGTTCTTGGGTGGCAACTGGATCGCGACCAATCCCAACACGGATTACCCGCTTCGCAAGGACGGCGATCTGATCGAGGTGACTCGTGATTCCATGATCCGTGTGCCCGGCGATTGGCCTGCCGTGTGGAACCGCGAAGCCCAGCACCTGTTCAGTGGTGAAGGCGTTCGCCAAGATCGCTTTGCCGTGCACTCGAAACAACCCGCAACGGATCCAGCCGTGATTCTTCGGTTGGCAAAGCCAGCGGAGTTGGTTCGCGGCACCATCACGAACCGTCGCGACGAGGAGTTCCACGACCGAGCGAAGGGCTTGGCCATGTGGACGTCGAAAGACGGCAAAGAATGGACCCGAGTTTGGAAGAGCGAGTCGCCGCAGGCCGAGTGGCAGGTGGAGCTTCCCGAGGGCACGGTGGCCAGTTACATCAAAATCGGGTTGGAAGGAACGGGGATCTTCCACATCGATCGAGCGGTCTTCTTCGGCCGCCCGGTGAAGGCTGAGTAG